One window of Burkholderiales bacterium genomic DNA carries:
- a CDS encoding SDR family oxidoreductase, which produces MRAHALITGGSSGIGYAVARRLAREGMSVSLIARGEARLREARDALLRDGAAGEVLTIAADVSVREEAQRAVADAAAALGPPTLVVTSAGIAVPGYFEDVPVDVFERTMAVNYLGTVYVVKAAVPLMKGAGGRIVMISSGAGLIGLFGYTPYSPTKFALRGFAEALHAELRHQGIGISIAYPPDTDTPQLIEEEKTKPAETRMMTARAGVWSADAVAERILKGAGRGAFAITPGFELTALYRFGSVIAPLVQWSWARDVARMRRAGELAPDK; this is translated from the coding sequence GTGAGAGCGCACGCGCTGATCACCGGCGGTTCGAGCGGGATCGGCTATGCCGTGGCACGCCGCCTTGCGCGCGAAGGCATGAGCGTGTCGCTGATCGCGCGCGGCGAAGCGCGGCTGCGCGAGGCGCGCGACGCGCTGCTTCGAGACGGCGCCGCGGGCGAGGTCCTGACGATCGCCGCCGACGTATCCGTGCGCGAAGAGGCGCAGCGCGCGGTCGCGGACGCCGCCGCGGCGCTCGGCCCGCCCACGCTCGTCGTCACGTCCGCGGGCATCGCGGTGCCCGGTTATTTCGAGGACGTGCCGGTCGACGTGTTCGAGCGCACGATGGCGGTCAACTATCTGGGCACGGTGTACGTCGTCAAGGCCGCCGTGCCGCTCATGAAAGGCGCGGGCGGGCGCATCGTCATGATCTCCTCGGGCGCGGGTCTCATCGGGCTCTTCGGCTATACTCCGTACAGCCCCACGAAGTTCGCGCTGCGCGGTTTCGCCGAGGCGCTGCACGCGGAGCTTCGCCATCAAGGCATCGGCATCTCGATCGCCTATCCACCCGACACCGACACGCCGCAGTTGATCGAGGAAGAGAAGACCAAGCCCGCCGAGACGCGCATGATGACGGCGCGCGCCGGCGTCTGGAGCGCGGACGCCGTGGCGGAGCGGATCCTGAAAGGCGCCGGGCGCGGCGCGTTTGCAATCACCCCGGGTTTCGAGCTCACCGCGCTGTATCGCTTCGGAAGCGTGATCGCGCCGCTCGTGCAATGGAGCTGGGCGAGGGACGTCGCGCGCATGCGGCGCGCGGGCGAGCTCGCCCCCGACAAGTAA